The uncultured Trichococcus sp. DNA segment TTCAGCGTCTCTTCCAAGGTTTCGATCAGATCCTGTTGCGTCTGTTTGAGCGTTTCGATATCGATCACACCCCGTTCATTTTCTTTAGCGGTTTCGATGGCTGATATTTTCAACATTTCGGAGTTCTTGCGCATCAGATCATTCGTGGTCTGGGATACTTGCCTTTGCGCCGTTACTGCATCCTTTTGGCGCAGAAGGGTAAGGGCGATGGCCACTTGGTTTTTCCATAAGGGAATGGCAGTGTGGATCGAGGATTGGATTTTTTCAGCCAATGCCTGGTTTGTGTTTTGGATCAAGCGGATCTGTGGCGCTTGCTGGATCGTCATTTGTCTGGTCAAACGCAAGTCATGGGTGCGTTTTTCAAGACGGTCAAGGAACTGTTTCAGATCGTTGACGATCTGCACATCCATTTGGCTTTGGGATGCTTCCGCAGCCTGGATCGCTTTCGGGATGGCATTTTTCTGAAGGTCCTCCATTTTCAATTCGCCGGCCGCGATGTAGATGTTCAGGGCTTCAAAATAATCCTTGTTTTTTTGGTAAAGCTGTTCCAGTGTGACGTTGTCATTGAGCAGGCCATTCTTTTCTTTATCCAGCTTGATCGCGATTTTATCGATTTGGGCACCTATCTTCTGGTATTTTGCCGTCATTTCATAGGCGGATTGTTTTACCTTGCCGAAGATTTTGCGGAAGACATTGTTGTCTTCTGCCCGCAGGTCTTCCGGCTTGGCTTCATTGAGGCGATACATCAGATCGTTCAAGGAATCGCCGATTTCACCGGTGTCCTGATTCTGTACGTGGTCCAGCATCGAATGGGAAAATTCGCCCAGTTGTTTTTGGGCTGCAGCGCCATAGCTGATGATGGCTTGCATATTATTTTCATCGATTTGGCCGGCTAACGCCAACGCTTGTTTTTGCCTTTCCTCCGGCAAACGATCGATCAGCCGATCCGGATGGGGCTCCTCGGCCGCGGCTTCGGCTGCATCTGCAACGACTGCCGGCTGAGCAAATGGATCCGAAAAAGGATTGGCCAGCAAATCGTCCAATTCTTGATTGACATCCTTGCTGTCAGTTTGTTTATTTTGTCCGGTAGCATCAAATTGGTCCATCAGTATTCCCCCTATAGTTCTTCGTCCAAAGCGTTTGCATTGCTCTTTCCTTCATTATCCCTTTTCAAAACTTGCTTTGCAAGTTCCAACTCGATATCCATATCTTCGATATCATTGGACATGAAGCGAACGTAATCTTCGCCGATGAGGCGGCACATATCATCGATTGTTTTGGCGCAGGTATCCAAGGCTGTGTAGGTTTCTTTCGTTTTGGCAACGTGGCCATCGATGGCGATGTATTTTTCCGTCAGCTCTTTCAGGCTGGGAAGGTTCGTATACAGGAATTTATCGACTTCGTGCAGTCGGTTAGGCTGATTGACGATATTTTTGAAGAAATCCTTCAGTATGTCCACCGTATCGTTGCGTGCCGCGATAGCCTTCAATTTTGAGCGCTGCTGCAGATTGGCTTCGATGTCTTGGATCGTAGTTTTGGCTTGATCCATTGTGTGTCGGAAATAGGCAATCTGTTCCTTGGTCATCCCTTTTGAATGGTAGAAGGCTTCTTTGTCGGCGCTCACTTTTCCGAGTGTGCCTCTCTGTTTTTTGGTCTTGCGCGACCATTGCATCCTTCCGCCGTTTTGGACGTAATACAGGAAAACACCCAAGCCGATGGTCATCGCAATCGAAGTCCAGAAATCGAATTCGAAGATGAAAAAGAAAACCACTAATGCAATCAAGCAGACTACGCTGGAAAACGTGTATTTCAATATATCTTTGATGTTGCTCCACATAAAATTTTCCTCCTTTGATAACGTGCTGTTCACTTTGTATGTGCTTATGCTATTATTTTAGCACAAAAGCCTATCGGGCACCTATCGGCCGAAAGGATGATTTTCACCGCCAACACTCATTTTGGCTGAATCTATCGAGGCTCTTGTAAATAGCGGAAAAGATAGGTTATGATTATACGTGATGAGGATAGCAGATAGGGAGGTACAAAAAATGGAATTTGAAGAAAAAACATTGAAAAGCGAAAAAATATTTGACGGTGTCTTGCTGCATTTGGTGAGGGAAGAGGTGCTGCTGCCGAATGGAAAAACTTCAGTCAGAGAGATGATCAGGCATCCGGGTGCGGTAGCGATGATACCGTTCACTTCCGACGGCAAAATGGTCATGGTCAGGCAGTTCCGGAAACCATTGGACCGGACTGTTGTCGAAATCCCGGCAGGCAAATTGGAGACTTCCGATACGGAACCTTTGCTGGCGGCGATCCGTGAGCTTGAGGAAGAGACGGATTATCGTGCGGAAAAATGGTCCGAATTGACGGTTTTTTATCCGACTCCGGCTTATTTGGATGAGCGGATCACAATCTATTTGGCGGAAGGTTTGACGAAAGTCGAAAATTCCTTGCCGATGGATGAGGATGAATTCATCGAAATCTTGGAGTTGACCTACGAAGAAGCGAAAGCTTTGCAGGAATCCGGAGAAATCTGCGATTCGAAAACAATCTATGCCATGCTGTATTGGGAGATGCGTCTTTTGCGGGAAAGAATAGAGGGATAGTATGCCAGAACCAAAAAAACCGCTGATCACCCGGGAACGTTATCGTCAGTACAAAAGGGACCAAACAACAAAACCGGTGACAGATGAAAAGAAAACCGCTCCGCAGGCAAAAGCTGCCGAGCGTTCCGCCCCGGCTAAGGAAAAGAACACCAAGCCGCCTTCTGCCTCTGCGGGTGCGAAAAGCAGTCTCGCGAACGAAAAGAAAAGGTCGGAGAACGGCAAAAAAGCCAAGGCCGCCAAGCCAAAAGCGAAGCTGTTCCGGAAGGCCGAAAAACCGGCATCTTCAACAAAGGTACAGCGTTTGACTGATAAAGAAAGAGGCAGAAAACTGGACAGCTATCTGAACAAAGCCATCCTGATCGTCATCTTGTTGATCATCTTGGTTTTTGCGATAGCCTTCGTCTTATGACCTAACAATGCAGCTACAAGGAAGGAAACACTCATGATCGGAATTATCGGAGCAATGGAAGAAGAAAACCGTATTTTGTTGGAAAATATGACAGAAAAAACAGAGGAAACACATTTCCACCTCGCTTTTACAAGAGGGAAAATCGAAAATCAGGATGTGGTATTGGTGCAGTCCGGCATCGGAAAAGTCAACTCGGCCATAGCGACCGCCTTCATCATCGATCGTTATCATCCCGAATTTGTCATCAACACCGGTTCAGCCGGGGGATTGAACGCAGCTTTGCATGTGGGCGATGTCGTTGTAGCGGATAAGGTTGCCTATCATGATGTCGACGCTACCGCTTTCGGCTATTCTGTGGGGCAAGTGCCTCAGATGCCGCATTATTATACGGCTGATGCAAAAATCATTGAAAAGATTAAGCAGGCTGCTGAAAAAGTCGGCTTGCATGCTGTCCAGGGGACGATTGTGTCAAGCGATTCCTTCATCGCATCCGAAAGCGGCACAAGCCGCATCAAGGAACATTTCCCTGATGCCTATGCGACCGAAATGGAGGGCGCATCGATAGCCCAGGCTTGCTACGTATTGGGGACACCCTTCGCAATCATCCGCGCCATTTCTGACGGAGCAAGCGATGGCGCGGCGCTGACGTTCGACGAATTCATCGTCGAAGCCGGAAAGAAATCCGCGGAAATGGTCATCGAATTACTTAAAAACAGCTAAGAATAGGGGCCTTCCGGGAAAAAGCCCAGTCGATAAAAAATGGGCATTGCGGCATTTTCCAGTTCTTTGGGAGCAGGGATTGAACCACTCAACCGAAAATGGCTGAGTGGTTTTTCTCTCTGCTGCAGCAGGATGCTGGAACTATAAAAAAGAAAGGGCTTAATGTTGTAAGGGCTTTTCAAAGTATTGTACAATAGGGGTGAAATGTCAGGCTAAGGAGGAGTTTTGGATGCGCCAAGAACTGGTGATCGGACAAGGGGACAAACCGGCAATCATCCATATGAGCAAGCTGAATCGCCATGGCTTGATAGCCGGAGCGACCGGAACGGGTAAAACGGTGACGTTGAAAGTGATAGCGGAACAGTTGAGTAAAGCCGGTATTCCGGTATTTCTTGCGGACGTCAAAGGTGATTTGGCGAGCATTGCGGAGCCAGGCGAGTTGAGCGAAAAAATAATGGAACGGGTAACGAAACTGCAGCCGGAGGATTTTGAGCCGCGCGCTTTTCCCGTTGAACTCTTGGACATCTTTGGGTCGAACGGCGTGCCTGTGCGGACGACTATTTCCGATATGGGTCCGATTCTTTTGTCACGTCTGTTGGGACTCAATGAAACCCAAGAAGGGGTCATGAACATCGCGTTCAAAGTGGCCGATGAGAAACAACTCCTGCTCATCGACATCAAAGATTTACGGGCAATCCTGAATTTTGTCGGAGACAACGCGACAGAGCTTCGCCGTGAATACGGCAATATTTCAAAGCAATCGATCGGCGCGATCTTAAGGGGCCTGCTGGTGATCGAAGAACAGGGCGGCAATCTTTTCTTTGGGGAGCCGATGTTCGATATCCAGGATTT contains these protein-coding regions:
- a CDS encoding toxic anion resistance protein; the protein is MDQFDATGQNKQTDSKDVNQELDDLLANPFSDPFAQPAVVADAAEAAAEEPHPDRLIDRLPEERQKQALALAGQIDENNMQAIISYGAAAQKQLGEFSHSMLDHVQNQDTGEIGDSLNDLMYRLNEAKPEDLRAEDNNVFRKIFGKVKQSAYEMTAKYQKIGAQIDKIAIKLDKEKNGLLNDNVTLEQLYQKNKDYFEALNIYIAAGELKMEDLQKNAIPKAIQAAEASQSQMDVQIVNDLKQFLDRLEKRTHDLRLTRQMTIQQAPQIRLIQNTNQALAEKIQSSIHTAIPLWKNQVAIALTLLRQKDAVTAQRQVSQTTNDLMRKNSEMLKISAIETAKENERGVIDIETLKQTQQDLIETLEETLKIQQEGRIKRKEAEKELSLMENDLKVKLLNIHQQEQQLH
- a CDS encoding 5-bromo-4-chloroindolyl phosphate hydrolysis family protein: MWSNIKDILKYTFSSVVCLIALVVFFFIFEFDFWTSIAMTIGLGVFLYYVQNGGRMQWSRKTKKQRGTLGKVSADKEAFYHSKGMTKEQIAYFRHTMDQAKTTIQDIEANLQQRSKLKAIAARNDTVDILKDFFKNIVNQPNRLHEVDKFLYTNLPSLKELTEKYIAIDGHVAKTKETYTALDTCAKTIDDMCRLIGEDYVRFMSNDIEDMDIELELAKQVLKRDNEGKSNANALDEEL
- a CDS encoding NUDIX hydrolase: MEFEEKTLKSEKIFDGVLLHLVREEVLLPNGKTSVREMIRHPGAVAMIPFTSDGKMVMVRQFRKPLDRTVVEIPAGKLETSDTEPLLAAIRELEEETDYRAEKWSELTVFYPTPAYLDERITIYLAEGLTKVENSLPMDEDEFIEILELTYEEAKALQESGEICDSKTIYAMLYWEMRLLRERIEG
- a CDS encoding 5'-methylthioadenosine/adenosylhomocysteine nucleosidase, encoding MIGIIGAMEEENRILLENMTEKTEETHFHLAFTRGKIENQDVVLVQSGIGKVNSAIATAFIIDRYHPEFVINTGSAGGLNAALHVGDVVVADKVAYHDVDATAFGYSVGQVPQMPHYYTADAKIIEKIKQAAEKVGLHAVQGTIVSSDSFIASESGTSRIKEHFPDAYATEMEGASIAQACYVLGTPFAIIRAISDGASDGAALTFDEFIVEAGKKSAEMVIELLKNS